The following are encoded together in the Corticium candelabrum chromosome 1, ooCorCand1.1, whole genome shotgun sequence genome:
- the LOC134190972 gene encoding uncharacterized protein LOC134190972, translated as MADYQKSPPSMLSMGPVTQCGCHDGCAVLKRCICRRKQQLCSPSCHRGRCCNSTIVDKSRTVTLDSSDEDTDEVNPITGKMWLPLMHLTLEDEQHLINSEWLNDQHISAAQELLKKQFPNVGGLLSPLIGTSTVGFAPADVGAVQIHNSDCLHWLTSTVGIFNPTCVEIFDSLSSGHLSLSLRSQLSDLYRLVADDDGKIRTIIKSVQQ; from the coding sequence ATGGCTGACTACCAAAAAAGTCCACCAAGTATGCTATCAATGGGGCCTGTAACACAGTGTGGATGTCATGATGGTTGTGCCGTGTTGAAGAGATGCATTTGTCGTCGAAAACAGCAACTGTGTTCTCCAAGCTGCCATCGTGGAAGGTGCTGCAATAGCACAATAGTTGATAAATCACGCACAGTTACACTGGATAGCAGTGATGAAGATACTGATGAAGTCAATCCAATTACCGGTAAGATGTGGTTGCCTCTAATGCACTTAACCCTAGAAGATGAACAACATCTAATAAACTCTGAATGGTTGAACGACCAACACATTTCAGCAGCACAAGAATTGCTGAAAAAGCAATTTCCAAATGTAGGTGGTTTGCTGTCACCACTCATCGGAACATCTACAGTAGGGTTTGCTCCAGCTGATGTAGGAGCTGTCCAAATTCACAACAGCGACTGTCTTCACTGGTTAACGTCGACAGTTGGAATATTCAATCCAACTTGTGTTGAGATTTTTGACAGCCTGTCAAGTGGACATCTTAGCCTTTCTCTTCGAAGCCAGCTGTCAGATCTCTACAGGTTGGTGGCAGATGACGATGGAAAAATTAGAACGATCATCAAATCGGTTCAACAGTAG